GGCGTTTCAAATTGCCTATCTCCAAGCTCTACAACAAGTTTTAGACCAAGAAGAAAGCCTACAAAGACCTTGGCTAAACCGGGCGATGATACCCGCCCAACTCAAAATAGCCAAAGAGGGAGTCGGCAAACTTCTTCTCCAGGATGCCAAACTGCAAGGCTTATTGAAAACGCTCAGCCCTGGTAAATTGACTGACACTCAAGCTGAACAAGCACTTAGTTTAATGGCAGACTCATTACTAGTGCAACAGATGAACAACGCCACTGTAGCTTGGTTTGTCGCCAACGGTGCAGAAGAATTAGAAGCTAAACTGTTAACTCAGCGCTTGTCACATGCCCTTCCTGGATACCTACTAACAGTTATTGCCCAAAATGCCCCACCTTTAGCCCAACTACAAAAATTTGTCCGCTTAGGTGCCGCTAGCGATATGCAAAATTCTGTTTCTGGGGTGTTAGCAACATCCTCCAGTTCTTTGGTAGGTGACAAAATTGATTTGCACCGAGAAAATTACCGAGCAAGTTTGCTGCAAAGCCTTAGTACACCCTTGCTGATGGAATCCTTTGCTCTTAAGGATATTTATGTTAACCTTACAGGTTTGCCAGTAGAGGAAAGTAGTTCAAAGCCAGATCCAAAGATTGCTTCACCAATTAACTTAAAAGCATGGGCACAGCAACAACTAGCTGATTTAGAAACTATTGCCGTCATTGAATCGGAATCTGGTTACGGTAAGACGAGTTTCTGTCAAATTTGGGCAGCACAAGTGGCACAGGAACTTTATCCTAACTGGATGCCCATAATCATTAGACTGCGTGATATAAAGTACGGCAAGACTTTAGGAGAAACTCTCAATTCTGGTTTTCTGGTTAATTCTCACACTCACCTTAGCACTTGGTTGGAACAACAGCATCCCCGCTGTCTGTTACTGCTTGATGGTTTAGATGAGTTGCCCGCTTCTCGACAGAGTAAAAAAGCAAAAGCAAATTTTATTCAGCAGTTATTAAAATTTCAATCTGAGGGACGACATAAAATAATTTTGACAAGTCGAACAGCGATTTTGCCAGAAATCGCCCCGGATATACTGCTACAATTCAAACGAATTTCTATCCAGCCGTTGGATGTGGAAGAACTTAAACAATGGTTTCAACAATGGGCAAAAGTGCTATCTTTACCTATTGCTCAAAACTACTTTACTTTCTTAAAGCAGACGGGGTTATTTGCTAGCAAATCTCAGTCACCAGAACTCTCTGCCCTTGTCCACCAACCTTTAATGCTGTATTTGTTAGGCGTTTTGCACCGTGATGGACTCATTGATGATTTGGTCTTGCAGTTAACCACTAACAGTCCTAAAAATACCAGCGCTGTCTTAGTATGGGAAATTCACCACCGCCTCAGCCAATGGTTATTGGGCTATCCGCTAACTGGCAAAATCACAACAATGCTATTGCGGTCAGGAGCAGCTCATATCCACCGTACACCAGAAGCGATCGCTAATCTACTTAATGGTCGCCATCCCCAAGATTTACTTGATGTGATGCAACAAATCGCCCTCAAAATTTTACACAGCGATCGCCATCAAGTTATCCTACCTGAAGAATTTAATCCAAATACCCTACCAGCTTTTTATTTCAGAACTTTCTCCACTCCCGACTCCCGACTCAAAACTGAATTCTCCCACCCCAAATTAGGAGAATACTTGTGTGCTGAAGCTATTGCTGCTCAATTGCAAAGCTTGACTGAATGCCAAGAGGATGCTTATGGAACGCTTAGTTTTATTCTTGATTCTCCCTCTAGCGTTGCCCAGCACCTCTACAATTTACTCGGTTTTGGCATTCTCACTCCAGAAATTGAAGAATTAGCAATTGAAACTTTACGGCATCAGCAAAATAGCAATTTTTCTTTAGAAGTTTTATTGCAACGTCTTGAGTCTTTCTGGCGTGCTTATTGTCAAGGTCGCTGGTTAGATGAAGGCATAGTACACAAAGCCTTAACTAATTTTCACACATTGCAAAATCCGGTGAATGTAGAGCAAATCAACGCCAATGTGGGAGTAAATATATTTTTATTACTGAGTGCTTGTCACCGTGAAACAAAAGTCATCTTTTGCCCTTGCGGGAATCCAGCCAATATGGCAGAGTTCTATCCAGAAGCACTGCTGGTATTGCTTGGTAAAGCAGCAGTTTTATCTAATAACAGTTTCATCAAGCGAATATGCTCCCAATCCCTGGCTGGAATCAACCTCTCAAAAGCATTTTTATCGCAAGTAATGTTAGCTGGGGCAAATCTTGAACAGACCAATTTATCTGATGCTGTGTTAACTGGGGCGAATTTAGCAGGCGCTAACCTCAATGGTGCTAACCTCATCGGTGCTAACCTCGCTGGCGCTAACCTCACCGGAGTGGATCTTCAAACTGTTAATCTGACTAATGCCTGCTTAGTTGATGCCATTCTTTCTGAGACTAACAGAGAAACTGCCGCCCTCAATGGTGCTTTGTTCTCCCTAGAGCAGTTTCAAATGCTGAAAAATATACTTCTACAGCAATCTCTTCTCAATGTCAATATTTCTACAGCCAACACAGATATTTGGTTTAAAAATACTTCTAATATGCAGCTAATTGAAAGCTTGGAAGGAGAACCTATTTCGCCAATAGATTTATATGATGATGCTTCCGAGGATGAAACAGTTTTTGGTGTTAATCCTGGTGATTATGATCATGAGTAGTTGTCAGTTGTTAGTTGTCAGTTGTCAGTTGTTAGTTGTCAGTTGTCAATTGTCAGTTGTCAGTTGTCAGTTGTTAGTTGTTAGTGGTCAGTTGTCAGTTGTTAGTTGTTAGTTGTTAGTTGTCAGTTGTCAGTTGTCAGTTGTTATACCAATTTGAACAATAATTTTTACATATGCAATGTTCAAAGTCATTACTAATAACTCTTTGACAATCCCAAATCCTAAATCCCAAATGGTGTTAAGTAGGTGGACATAATTAAATATAAAATACCAATCAGAAAAACCCTCTTCAAAAGGCTTTTCCCTCCTGCTTCATGCCTCCTACTTAATTGTGATTGACCACTGACCACTGACCACTGACCACTGACCACTGACGTTTTGTTATACTTTTTCTTGCAGATTGCGATATCCATAAAAATTAATACTGTATTCAGTAATCCGCACTCCTGTTTGTTGTTCAACTTGACGGATAAATTCTTCTGGCAATTCTATATGCACATCCAGAATTTGATTGGTATCAATACAGTTAACATGGCTGTGAGAATCACTGATATTGCCGTATAAACGCCCGTCACAGTGTTCAATACACTCGATTATGCCTTGACTTGATAAGGCTTCTAGGTTTTGATAAACAGAAGTATGACCAATGTCTTTACCTTGGTGGTTGAGGCGATCGTAAATCTCTCTAGCAGAAAGATGTTCATTTGCTTGCCACAGCAGTTCTAAAATAAAGCGACGCTGGCGGCTAACACGCATACCCAGTATCTGACACCGCTCAAGCGCATCTTCTAACGAACGAATTGGTTTTGTAGATATTGCTTGTTTTTGCATAGTTAAATCTGTTAACTACTAAGGGAATTTTCCCATTTCAATGTTTATTAGTTTTTTTATATACAAGGATATTACACGCCACATTATCGCCTTTAGCTGTGTTGTTGCTTGTGGTTGCTGCGAAATTCACAGTTTGAGGTGATGATTTTGGTTGCTTGCTGACGGTTACTTCGCCACACCCTAATCTAAAACAAACTCATTACAACTTTAACTTAAAATTGTTAAAAATGTCCACCACATGGCAGGTGTTGCTGCTGCGAAAGGGAGGTGAGAGAGATTAAATGTTAAGTTGGCTGGTGATAATCGTACCTTTGGTAGTTGTTAGCGATCGCGCTTGAGAATGCCTAGAGTGACGATTTTTCTTCAAATGTTGACAAATCGTATTTTGATTTTGCTATGCGGCAAATCTAGCGTGAATCGCTGAAAGCTGTTACTGTGGATTCTCGATGCTACTGTTGAGCATAAAAAAAGTGGCTGGTGAGTCAATGACAATCACGATCGCAATCAATACTGACTCCATTAACAATCTGGATCTGTCGCCTGCATTAACGATAATTGAGCAACTGCTGCAAGAGGGAGTCGCTTCCCATGAACAGCAGGTACAGTTTGATATTGACTATCCGCTAGAACCTGGCGATCCGCGAGAACTTTCAGAAATTCCAGAGTTGCGGCTGTGGTTCGTCCGTTTGGATGCCAAATATCCCTGGTTGCCATTTTTACTAGATTGGAAAAAGGAATTAGCTCGTTATACTGCCATGCTAGTACCACACCAATTCAGTTCTAAAGAAGGTATTCAGTACAATCCTGAAGCTTTAGAAATTTTTTTGATGCACAAAATTTTTGTTTTGGGTGATTGGTTAAAACAGCAAAATATTCCGTGGCAATCGCGGCTGAAATCTATGTCGCAAATGCTGGGATATGAATTAGATGATGCTCTGTTTGAGATATTTTAAAAAATTGGGAATGGTGAATTGGGAATGGGGAATGGGGAATTGGGCATGGGGGATGGGGAATTTATCAATAGTCAAATATCAAGCTTTTTTGGACTATTGACTATTGACTATTGACTATTGACTATTGACAGCTTTTCTCTAAAACCTTATTTAATAAAGCTTTGCTAGATAATTTTTTGGAATAAAAAAACCAAAATCCGCTAAATTTAGCGGATTTTGGGTGGTAATAGCACCAAAATTGGGTAGAGGTTCTAAGCTCAAGACTAAATCTGTTCGATGCTAGTATTCGCCAGCTAAGACGCACTTACCAAACTAGGAGTGCGATGAAATTTCTGCATTGCCAGGATTCTTGGGAAACCTGCTGGTTTAGCCACCCCAGATTTTCTCTAAGACAGTTTTGGGCGAAATATCAGCCACGCTACCAGTGGAGGATTTAATGGCAAGGAATCTATCGTTTTTGGGTAACAACTTTGCTGGTTCCGTGGGGCCAAATAATCCAATGGTATAGGTTTGCACTGCCACACTCAGGTGTAGTGGTGCGCTGTCTGTAGATAACATCAAATTCGCTCCGGCGATGATGGCAGCCAATTTACCGATATCATCTGGGGTAGTCACTTTGATTTCTGGAGAATACTCTAACAGCGATCGCACAAACTGCTCATTTTCAGTTCTTTTAACGACCACCACAGGCAAATCTGGTTGCTTGTATTGAAAGTCTTGAATAATTTCCTGCCAATTATTCACAGGATAGATTGTATTTTCACCTGTAGCCAAAGATGGTTGGTCAGAACCGTTATAAATTAGAACATACCCTGTTTCATTCACCCCTAAACGTTTTTGTTCCCTTTGCCCCCACTCAATATCTGGTTTGGGGACATTCAGTGCTAACTCCGGGGTAGCAGACTTAATACCTAATGGTTGCAGCAAGTCGTGGTAAACTGCTGCCGCATACTGAGACGGTTTAAACGTGACCGGATCGGTGAGAAAAATGGCTCCTTTACCCTGATAGCCAATGCGTTTGGGAATTCCCGTTAACCAGAGCAAAAGACCCACCAGCCAGCTTTGCCCAGCAGCGATAGCGACATCGTACTCGCGATCGCGAATTGAGCCTACCAGGTTGCCCCAATCTGCCAAACTGTTACGGTCTTTGAAATCAAAGACCAGTACATCGTTTACTGACTTGCTCACCCGGTAGGCAGCCTTTGACCGGGGTTCAACAACGACATCTATCTGAGCGTTCGGGTAATAGCGCTTCAGGTCATCTAAAGTTGGAAAAAACAGGATTTGATCGCCAATCCCGCCAGGTACAAGGGCTACTACTCGCATAATATTTATTGACGCGTACTCGCTCCCTATTTTAGGGGAATATAGGTATTAGGGATTGGATATTAGGGATTGGGTACTAGGGATTGGGTATTAGGGATTGGGTATTAGGGATTGGGTATTAGGGATTAGGGAAATTTTCCAGTCCCCAGTCCCCAGTCCCCAGTCCCCAGTCCCCAGCCCCCAGTCCCCAGCCCCCAGTTTTAAGATTGAGGAATTCTGTGTATTTACTAATTCCAGCTGCGGGAATCGGAAAAAGAATGGGGAGTAACCGTAATAAACTCCTACTTGAAGTGCGATCGCAACCAATTATTGCCTGGACTCTGAAAGCGGCGGCGGCGGCTAGTGCAATCGAGTGGATAGGAATTATCTCCCAACCCACCGATTGGCCAGATTTCAAAGTAATTCTCGCTGACCTCAAGCTCAGTAAACCTGTAGAATTCATTCAAGGCGGTTCTACCCGGCAAGAATCAGTTTACAACGGCTTACAAGCGCTGCCACCAGCCGCAGAGCAAGTATTAATTCACGATGGTGCTAGATGTCTGGCGACACCAGATTTACTTAACTCTTGTGCTGAAGTTATTCGCCAATGTCATGGTTTAATTGCTGCCGTGCCTGTGAAAGACACGATCAAAGTTGTAGACGAAAATGGCATAATTCAAAGTACACCCGACCGACAACGACTTTGGGCAGCACAAACCCCCCAAGGATTTGATGTCAAGTTGTTGAAACAGTGTCACGCTGAAGGCGTTCGTCAGGGCTGGGAAGTAACCGACGATGCTGCTTTGTTTGAGATGTGCGGTATCGAAGTGCAAATTGTCCCAGGTGAGGAGACAAATTTAAAAGTGACCACTCCCCAAGATTTAGCGATCGCAGAATTTATCCTCAGCAGTCGAGGCTTGTAACAAGTCAATTATGTTACAAAAATTTTGGACGAGCCACTAACCAAATCTGCTCATGTCAACACATAGCTTGATTTTTTTCGTAAATTCTAGTATAATCCCACACACCAGTTATCATCCTGGTCAATTGTCAGTTGCTAATGATAAATGACAACTGACAATTGACAAATGACAAATGACTAATGACAAATGACTACAGTCACAGCGACTAAGATAGAAGCGATTCTCTACTTAAAGGGTAAGCCCTTGTCGCTCGGCGAAATCGCCGAGTATGCCGCGTGCGATCGCGCCACAGTTGAAGAAGGCATAATTGAGCTGATAGACAACTATGCCCGTCGAGATAGCGCCTTAGAAGTTGTAGAAACTCCAAATGGTTACAGTCTGCAACTGCGGCCTGACTTCCATGACTTAGTACAAACGCTAATTCCCGTAGAATTAGGTTTAGGCGCATTGCGTACTTTAGCCGCGATCGCTCTCAATAGCCCCATACTGCAAAGCGAATTGATTGAATTACGCGGTTCAGGAGCATATCAACATGTTCCAGAACTGGTCGAACTCGGTTTTGTACGTAAACGCCGAGATAATGATTCTCGCTCCTACTCGTTACAAGTAACGTCAAAATTTCATCAATATTTCCAAATCGAGCAGCTTCCTCAGATATTGTCCAATAATCAAAAAGAACAACAACTAGAACTAGACCTCACACTCAAAGAACAACCAGAAGCAGTAGCAGAATAAGGGACTGGGGACTAGGGACTAGGGACTAGGGACTAGGGACTAGGGACTGGGGACTGGGGACTGGGGACTGGGGAAGAAATAGAAATATGGTCATCAATTCTTCCTAATCCCCGATCCCCAATCCCTGATCCCCGATCCCCAATCCCCTATCTGCCTACTTTCCTAGGGCAGAGGCAAAGGGTATACCCGTGGAGAATGCATAACCCTTGTACTATGGTTTAAAGTAGAATTAGCAACTCAGCTAAAAAAAATTGCCAATGGTGTTTGATCCTAACTTTTTGAATGACAACTCTGAGGAACACCCTAACCAACTTCTTAACGACCACTTTGAGGAACACTCTAATCCGTTACTCAAATATTTGCAGCATCAGTCTCCTGAAGTTCTAGCTCGCGTCGCTCAGTCCGTCAGCCCCGAAATTAAACAAATCATCTCCCAGAACGTCCAAGGGCTGGTGGGAATGCTTCCCCCGGAAAATTTCAATGTGCAAATTACTACAGATAGGGATAACTTAGCGGGGCTATTAGCATCAGCGATGATGACAGGGTATTTCTTACGTCAGATGGAACAAAGAATGCATTTAGATCAAAAGTTATGAATTATGAGGTGGGAGGGGCGCAAAGCTTTGCGCCCGTACAGGAGGCGCGGAGTTAAGGAAAGCTTTAAAAAGCAAATTCCTTGTTCCAAACTTCAAACCACGATTTCTCATTCTTAACTCCTCACTCCTCACTCTTAACTCCTAACTATTTGCTGGGATAAGTTCCTGACTCCACTTTGAAAGTCTGAATTTTCCCGTTGCGATTAACTTCGATTGTCAAGATATCGCCAACTGAACTGGACTCTACCAGCTTTTGCACTTGGGCTGCTATTTTAACTGGCTTACCGTTAATTTTTTGAATTAAGTCTCCAGGAAGCAGTCCTGCCTTTGTTGCTGGCGAATTTTCCATGACTCCTTTAATGACAACGCCCGTGTCCTGTTGAATGTTAAGCTTGTTTTCTTGATTTATCTGCTGTTTTTTAGTGGGAGATAAATCTGCCATTTCGATTCCCAAAAAAGGATGTTCTGCACGCCCTTTGGTAAACAGATCATTAGCAACGCGGGCAGCAGTTTCAATAGGAATGGCAAAACCGAGTCCTTGAGCATCAGCACGGATAGCAGTGTTAACACCAATAACTTCACCTTGGGCATTTAACAAAGGGCCACCGGAGTTACCTGGGTTAATTGCCGCATCGGTTTGGATAAAACTGACTCGCTTATCTGGGACACCAACTTGAGCGCTGGTGCGGTCTGTTGCGCTGATGATGCCGATGGTGACAGTATTATCTAAACCCAAAGGATTGCCAATTGCGATCGCCCACTGTCCAGGAATCAAATTTTGGGAATTGCCCAGCTTTACAGTGGGCAATTTATTTTCGGGAATTTTTACTACTGCCACATCTGTGATGGCATCAACTCCCACCACCTTCCCCTCAAAAGTCCGACCATCTTTGAGGGTCACTTGTACTGTATCTGTATCAGCGACCACATGAGCATTAGTCAGCAATTCTCCATTTTCACTCAAAATAAATCCTGAACCTGTACCACGTTCAATCCTCTCTTGGGGAATTGGTTGCTCATCCTCCCCAAAAAATCGGCGGAAGAAGGGATTTTTCAAAGCATCAGAGATGGGATTGGGAACTTTGCGGGTAGCATTAATTCGTACCACCGCCGGGCCGACCTTTTGTACAGCCGTGGCAATAAAATTCACATTATCGCCTCCAGTAGACCCATTGATTCCACTTACAGAATTAGGTACTACTGATTCTGGAGGCAAAGCCACTGTGACATTTTTTAACTGTTGAAACGAGCGATTTTGTGGCAATAGATAGCGACTACTTAACAAACCTGCACCGCCACCGATCGCCAGTATAGATAGATAAATAGCCAGTTGCTTTAAGGATAATTTCATAATCATTAAGTTTAA
Above is a window of Nostoc sp. UHCC 0702 DNA encoding:
- a CDS encoding CRR6 family NdhI maturation factor; translated protein: MTITIAINTDSINNLDLSPALTIIEQLLQEGVASHEQQVQFDIDYPLEPGDPRELSEIPELRLWFVRLDAKYPWLPFLLDWKKELARYTAMLVPHQFSSKEGIQYNPEALEIFLMHKIFVLGDWLKQQNIPWQSRLKSMSQMLGYELDDALFEIF
- a CDS encoding glycosyltransferase family 9 protein, whose amino-acid sequence is MRVVALVPGGIGDQILFFPTLDDLKRYYPNAQIDVVVEPRSKAAYRVSKSVNDVLVFDFKDRNSLADWGNLVGSIRDREYDVAIAAGQSWLVGLLLWLTGIPKRIGYQGKGAIFLTDPVTFKPSQYAAAVYHDLLQPLGIKSATPELALNVPKPDIEWGQREQKRLGVNETGYVLIYNGSDQPSLATGENTIYPVNNWQEIIQDFQYKQPDLPVVVVKRTENEQFVRSLLEYSPEIKVTTPDDIGKLAAIIAGANLMLSTDSAPLHLSVAVQTYTIGLFGPTEPAKLLPKNDRFLAIKSSTGSVADISPKTVLEKIWGG
- a CDS encoding trypsin-like peptidase domain-containing protein; the encoded protein is MKLSLKQLAIYLSILAIGGGAGLLSSRYLLPQNRSFQQLKNVTVALPPESVVPNSVSGINGSTGGDNVNFIATAVQKVGPAVVRINATRKVPNPISDALKNPFFRRFFGEDEQPIPQERIERGTGSGFILSENGELLTNAHVVADTDTVQVTLKDGRTFEGKVVGVDAITDVAVVKIPENKLPTVKLGNSQNLIPGQWAIAIGNPLGLDNTVTIGIISATDRTSAQVGVPDKRVSFIQTDAAINPGNSGGPLLNAQGEVIGVNTAIRADAQGLGFAIPIETAARVANDLFTKGRAEHPFLGIEMADLSPTKKQQINQENKLNIQQDTGVVIKGVMENSPATKAGLLPGDLIQKINGKPVKIAAQVQKLVESSSVGDILTIEVNRNGKIQTFKVESGTYPSK
- a CDS encoding pentapeptide repeat-containing protein codes for the protein MNLNIRHWLAERHIQIKQIREFSSGQLAGIAYRIVQDMEVKSLMPFDICTLVEVLELSSGAVWQEISVIAVLSEHLLRSLSQKKALKRNEGTWLAFQIAYLQALQQVLDQEESLQRPWLNRAMIPAQLKIAKEGVGKLLLQDAKLQGLLKTLSPGKLTDTQAEQALSLMADSLLVQQMNNATVAWFVANGAEELEAKLLTQRLSHALPGYLLTVIAQNAPPLAQLQKFVRLGAASDMQNSVSGVLATSSSSLVGDKIDLHRENYRASLLQSLSTPLLMESFALKDIYVNLTGLPVEESSSKPDPKIASPINLKAWAQQQLADLETIAVIESESGYGKTSFCQIWAAQVAQELYPNWMPIIIRLRDIKYGKTLGETLNSGFLVNSHTHLSTWLEQQHPRCLLLLDGLDELPASRQSKKAKANFIQQLLKFQSEGRHKIILTSRTAILPEIAPDILLQFKRISIQPLDVEELKQWFQQWAKVLSLPIAQNYFTFLKQTGLFASKSQSPELSALVHQPLMLYLLGVLHRDGLIDDLVLQLTTNSPKNTSAVLVWEIHHRLSQWLLGYPLTGKITTMLLRSGAAHIHRTPEAIANLLNGRHPQDLLDVMQQIALKILHSDRHQVILPEEFNPNTLPAFYFRTFSTPDSRLKTEFSHPKLGEYLCAEAIAAQLQSLTECQEDAYGTLSFILDSPSSVAQHLYNLLGFGILTPEIEELAIETLRHQQNSNFSLEVLLQRLESFWRAYCQGRWLDEGIVHKALTNFHTLQNPVNVEQINANVGVNIFLLLSACHRETKVIFCPCGNPANMAEFYPEALLVLLGKAAVLSNNSFIKRICSQSLAGINLSKAFLSQVMLAGANLEQTNLSDAVLTGANLAGANLNGANLIGANLAGANLTGVDLQTVNLTNACLVDAILSETNRETAALNGALFSLEQFQMLKNILLQQSLLNVNISTANTDIWFKNTSNMQLIESLEGEPISPIDLYDDASEDETVFGVNPGDYDHE
- a CDS encoding DUF760 domain-containing protein, producing the protein MVFDPNFLNDNSEEHPNQLLNDHFEEHSNPLLKYLQHQSPEVLARVAQSVSPEIKQIISQNVQGLVGMLPPENFNVQITTDRDNLAGLLASAMMTGYFLRQMEQRMHLDQKL
- the scpB gene encoding SMC-Scp complex subunit ScpB: MTTVTATKIEAILYLKGKPLSLGEIAEYAACDRATVEEGIIELIDNYARRDSALEVVETPNGYSLQLRPDFHDLVQTLIPVELGLGALRTLAAIALNSPILQSELIELRGSGAYQHVPELVELGFVRKRRDNDSRSYSLQVTSKFHQYFQIEQLPQILSNNQKEQQLELDLTLKEQPEAVAE
- a CDS encoding transcriptional repressor, whose translation is MQKQAISTKPIRSLEDALERCQILGMRVSRQRRFILELLWQANEHLSAREIYDRLNHQGKDIGHTSVYQNLEALSSQGIIECIEHCDGRLYGNISDSHSHVNCIDTNQILDVHIELPEEFIRQVEQQTGVRITEYSINFYGYRNLQEKV
- a CDS encoding 2-C-methyl-D-erythritol 4-phosphate cytidylyltransferase is translated as MYLLIPAAGIGKRMGSNRNKLLLEVRSQPIIAWTLKAAAAASAIEWIGIISQPTDWPDFKVILADLKLSKPVEFIQGGSTRQESVYNGLQALPPAAEQVLIHDGARCLATPDLLNSCAEVIRQCHGLIAAVPVKDTIKVVDENGIIQSTPDRQRLWAAQTPQGFDVKLLKQCHAEGVRQGWEVTDDAALFEMCGIEVQIVPGEETNLKVTTPQDLAIAEFILSSRGL